Proteins from one Flavobacterium branchiarum genomic window:
- a CDS encoding DUF3526 domain-containing protein has protein sequence MLVLVFKNFLRSKGTKIGLLFLLLISFISLLIGHQFQQKQQNNIAEAKVYQKAHIDRNVAFHKDEIGLLLYYTKFSLVNKMSPVSSLAIGQRDVNPSIQSVTIRGLEAQKYDSELNNPNNLLSGNIDFSFVLIYLFPLLIVAFSYNVISEEKESGTWKIVATQSKNTFRYILQLFYVRILSVLILFTIVLFIAVLFLKIPIDISFLIFFGLGVMYILFWFSVCFFIVSLQKNSNFNAVILLTIWLFLIIILPAGINAYIVNKYKVPEALELTLTQRNAYHEKWDMDKQVTLDKFYAHYPQFRHYVLPDKEFSWLWYYAMQQMGDDESAVQSKELESKLEQRNQASQMIAMFIPTLHTQIQLNETAKSDLGNQLLFLKETANFHEKMRLYFYPKIFDGSPVGKVNWDSFKVEIFKDPTEIDIVKAILPLVIFNLLLFSFGWVNFKKE, from the coding sequence ATGTTAGTACTAGTATTTAAAAATTTCTTGCGTTCAAAAGGCACCAAAATTGGATTGCTTTTTTTGCTTTTAATTAGTTTTATCAGCCTTTTAATAGGGCATCAATTTCAGCAAAAACAACAAAATAATATTGCCGAAGCGAAAGTATATCAAAAAGCACATATTGACAGAAATGTTGCTTTTCATAAAGACGAAATAGGGCTTTTGCTGTATTATACTAAATTCTCATTAGTTAATAAAATGTCGCCTGTAAGTAGTTTAGCAATTGGGCAAAGAGATGTAAATCCGTCGATTCAAAGTGTTACGATACGTGGTCTAGAAGCACAGAAATACGATTCGGAACTTAATAATCCGAATAATTTACTTTCCGGAAATATCGATTTTAGTTTTGTATTGATTTACCTTTTTCCACTTCTCATTGTTGCTTTTTCATACAATGTAATTTCCGAAGAAAAAGAAAGCGGCACTTGGAAAATTGTAGCAACTCAGAGTAAAAATACATTTCGATATATTCTTCAGTTATTTTATGTTAGGATTTTAAGTGTTTTGATTTTGTTTACAATTGTTCTTTTCATTGCAGTTTTGTTTTTGAAAATTCCGATAGACATTTCGTTCCTCATCTTTTTTGGACTTGGCGTTATGTATATTTTGTTTTGGTTTTCAGTTTGTTTTTTTATAGTTTCTCTACAAAAAAACTCTAATTTTAATGCGGTTATTTTATTGACTATCTGGTTGTTTTTGATCATTATTCTTCCAGCAGGAATTAATGCATATATAGTTAATAAATACAAAGTTCCCGAAGCTTTAGAACTTACACTGACACAACGAAATGCCTACCACGAAAAATGGGATATGGATAAGCAGGTGACTCTGGATAAATTTTATGCTCATTATCCGCAATTCAGACATTATGTTCTACCAGATAAAGAATTTAGCTGGCTTTGGTATTACGCAATGCAACAAATGGGTGATGATGAATCGGCTGTACAATCAAAAGAACTAGAATCGAAATTGGAACAACGAAATCAAGCTAGTCAGATGATTGCGATGTTTATACCAACGCTTCACACTCAGATTCAGTTAAATGAAACGGCAAAATCAGATTTAGGTAATCAGCTTTTATTTTTGAAAGAAACCGCAAACTTTCACGAAAAAATGAGATTGTATTTCTATCCAAAAATATTTGATGGATCACCTGTAGGTAAAGTTAATTGGGATAGTTTTAAGGTTGAAATTTTTAAAGATCCTACCGAAATTGACATTGTAAAGGCCATTCTTCCATTGGTGATTTTCAATCTCTTGTTGTTTTCTTTTGGATGGGTTAATTTCAAAAAAGAATAA
- a CDS encoding META domain-containing protein, whose translation MRKLKCMFVFMMVTVVSSLSYGQETLKMFVKENKVPCQGVAPMECLQIRYNNKSDWQFFYDHIEGFNFEKGNRYELLVIRTKRQGVIPADASSYEYKLKSIISKTPVTKANGIYDTKMILTRLNGKEINTGNVYLTINESTGMINGKSGCNNFGAKFTKLSSKDQIKIGSPYGTLMACDEKNMKLEQDFTNAIKDKKFKILKKNNKVQFKNSKNKIIMEFSIPTQNDIMSFIAKNNWKLIMLENVGQDYGRASIKFDPTTKKVSGNTGCNNFFGTYTLKGDDHIAFGALGSTRMACIDEEVAKTERKMLSLLGDKELRFDVAEQTLNFYLGDRLIMMFGIVK comes from the coding sequence ATGAGAAAATTAAAATGCATGTTTGTTTTTATGATGGTGACTGTAGTGTCATCATTAAGTTATGGACAAGAAACATTAAAAATGTTTGTTAAAGAAAATAAAGTGCCTTGCCAAGGTGTTGCTCCTATGGAATGCTTACAGATTAGGTATAATAATAAGAGTGATTGGCAGTTTTTTTACGACCATATCGAAGGTTTTAATTTTGAAAAAGGAAACAGATATGAGCTTTTAGTAATTAGAACTAAAAGACAAGGTGTTATTCCAGCAGATGCATCTTCATACGAGTATAAATTAAAAAGTATTATTTCTAAAACACCTGTAACAAAGGCAAATGGAATTTATGATACCAAAATGATATTAACTCGTTTGAATGGTAAAGAAATAAATACTGGAAATGTCTATTTGACAATCAATGAGTCTACAGGAATGATTAATGGAAAAAGTGGATGTAATAACTTTGGTGCAAAATTTACTAAGCTTTCTTCAAAGGATCAAATAAAAATTGGGTCTCCTTATGGAACTTTAATGGCTTGTGATGAAAAAAACATGAAATTAGAGCAAGATTTTACTAATGCAATAAAAGATAAAAAGTTTAAAATTTTAAAGAAAAATAACAAGGTGCAGTTTAAGAATTCGAAAAATAAAATCATTATGGAATTCTCTATTCCTACTCAAAATGATATTATGAGTTTTATTGCCAAAAACAATTGGAAACTAATTATGCTAGAAAACGTTGGACAAGATTATGGACGTGCTTCTATTAAATTTGATCCAACTACAAAGAAAGTAAGTGGAAACACGGGATGCAATAACTTTTTTGGAACATATACGCTTAAGGGTGATGATCATATTGCCTTTGGTGCTTTAGGATCAACTAGAATGGCATGTATTGATGAAGAAGTTGCTAAAACAGAACGAAAAATGCTATCTCTTTTAGGCGATAAAGAACTACGTTTTGATGTAGCAGAGCAAACACTAAATTTTTATCTTGGTGATAGATTGATAATGATGTTTGGAATTGTAAAGTAA
- a CDS encoding MFS transporter encodes MKKIDNVSEGDINVKNQWLILAIIIASLIPVTIDSTILHVAIPTLTLSLGASGSEVLWIIDIYPLIMAGLLLPMGVLGDKIGHKKLLLFGLSIFGIASFMAGFSSAPIYLILSRALLAVGGSMIMPVTLAIISQTFTNEAQRGTALGIWAAVGTAGAAVGPVIGGVIVEHYWWGAVFLINLPLILIVIPSIWVGIPKGISNPQKPWALKEASLVLVGVILFVYGLKTIFKEDHPLWISIVAGLIGFVFLRLFFKKQKISESPMIDVKLLQNKRILLGMLLCFVPMAVIVGFEFLLAQELQFVHKLSPISAGLFMLPFVAASAVSGPLTGSILGKIGFKNVIVTVLSLSSLSFFVLSQLDFSSFTISLFLCLILLGFSLGVVLLAGTTAVMSAVPLDKAGMAGSMESISYELGTGLGITFFGIILSQIFINKFAISNELLNQLPKQVNNSIGDAMIVANELGGEKGEIIKNAAMIAFKDAHDIVLILAGSVLGILAPVLMFVLPKDKK; translated from the coding sequence ATGAAGAAAATTGATAATGTATCAGAAGGAGACATAAATGTAAAAAATCAATGGCTTATACTTGCTATTATTATCGCTTCACTTATTCCCGTAACAATTGATTCTACGATATTGCACGTTGCCATACCTACGCTCACATTATCATTAGGAGCATCTGGTAGTGAAGTTTTATGGATTATAGATATTTATCCACTTATTATGGCAGGTTTGTTATTGCCAATGGGGGTTTTAGGAGATAAAATTGGTCATAAAAAACTATTGTTATTTGGATTGTCAATATTTGGAATTGCGTCGTTTATGGCTGGGTTTTCTTCAGCACCCATTTATTTAATATTATCTCGAGCACTTTTGGCAGTTGGAGGTTCTATGATTATGCCAGTTACTCTTGCAATAATAAGTCAAACTTTTACCAATGAAGCGCAACGGGGTACCGCACTAGGTATCTGGGCCGCAGTGGGTACAGCTGGAGCCGCAGTTGGACCTGTTATTGGTGGAGTTATTGTAGAACATTATTGGTGGGGAGCAGTTTTTTTAATAAATCTTCCACTAATTTTAATTGTTATTCCTTCAATATGGGTTGGCATACCTAAAGGAATTTCGAATCCACAAAAACCTTGGGCTTTAAAAGAAGCAAGTTTAGTTTTAGTGGGTGTTATTTTATTTGTTTATGGCCTTAAGACTATTTTTAAAGAAGATCATCCTTTATGGATTAGCATTGTTGCTGGGTTAATAGGATTTGTTTTTTTAAGATTGTTTTTTAAAAAGCAAAAGATTTCTGAATCTCCAATGATAGATGTCAAATTATTGCAAAATAAAAGGATTCTGTTAGGAATGTTACTCTGTTTCGTACCTATGGCAGTTATTGTTGGTTTTGAGTTCTTATTGGCTCAGGAGCTTCAATTTGTGCATAAGCTAAGTCCAATAAGTGCTGGTTTATTCATGTTACCCTTTGTTGCTGCATCTGCAGTATCAGGGCCGTTAACTGGTTCTATATTAGGTAAAATTGGGTTTAAGAATGTTATAGTTACAGTATTGTCTTTATCTTCGCTATCGTTCTTTGTATTGAGCCAATTAGATTTTAGTTCATTTACTATTAGTTTGTTTTTGTGCTTGATTCTTTTGGGGTTTAGTTTAGGAGTAGTATTACTAGCGGGAACGACTGCTGTTATGTCTGCGGTACCTCTTGATAAAGCCGGAATGGCAGGTTCGATGGAGTCTATTTCCTATGAACTTGGTACTGGATTAGGAATTACTTTTTTTGGAATTATACTGTCTCAAATTTTCATTAATAAGTTTGCTATTAGCAATGAATTACTGAATCAACTCCCTAAGCAGGTAAACAATTCAATTGGTGATGCAATGATTGTTGCCAATGAACTAGGAGGTGAGAAAGGAGAGATAATTAAAAACGCGGCAATGATAGCTTTTAAAGATGCACATGACATAGTTCTAATTCTTGCAGGTTCTGTTTTGGGTATTTTGGCTCCGGTGTTAATGTTTGTTTTACCTAAAGATAAAAAGTAG
- a CDS encoding M15 family metallopeptidase → MKIINTSYSRALFLISLLFSVIAVKAQNEKVLIYGSQNVSDTTFVNLKDYSNDFVYDMKYATEDNFLKAKVYDCAECFLRLKTVKALVEANKNFMKKGYKIKLFDCYRPLFIQERMWEIVSNPKYVADPKKGSIHNRGGAVDITLVDRNGKELDMGTSFDFFGKEASHSYVNLSDTVKANRQLLKKIMIKHKFNSFDSEWWHYNLKAGLTDKVSNTKWDCN, encoded by the coding sequence ATGAAAATCATAAATACTTCATATAGTAGAGCGTTATTTTTAATCTCTTTGTTATTCTCTGTTATTGCTGTAAAAGCTCAGAATGAAAAAGTCTTAATTTATGGAAGTCAAAACGTTTCAGATACTACCTTTGTTAATTTAAAGGATTATAGCAATGATTTTGTATATGATATGAAGTACGCTACTGAGGATAATTTCCTTAAAGCAAAAGTATATGATTGTGCCGAATGCTTTCTCCGTTTAAAGACCGTTAAAGCCTTGGTAGAAGCAAATAAAAATTTCATGAAGAAAGGATATAAAATCAAATTGTTTGATTGTTATAGACCTTTATTTATTCAAGAAAGAATGTGGGAAATAGTTTCTAATCCTAAATATGTTGCAGATCCCAAAAAAGGCTCCATCCATAATAGAGGAGGAGCCGTTGATATTACTCTTGTTGATCGTAATGGTAAGGAATTGGATATGGGTACTTCTTTTGATTTTTTTGGAAAAGAAGCCAGTCACAGTTATGTGAATTTATCAGATACTGTTAAAGCAAACCGACAATTATTGAAAAAAATAATGATAAAACATAAATTTAATTCTTTTGATTCGGAGTGGTGGCATTATAATTTAAAAGCTGGATTAACTGATAAAGTATCAAATACAAAATGGGATTGTAATTAA